The DNA segment TGCTTTATGAGGAAGTGTTATTGAAGAGCCGTGTGTGGGCAATCTGCAAGCACGGTTCTGCGAGGGGCACGACAGCCCGATAGGGCTGTCACCACAAGGAGGTTATAAAGATGTCTACTCAACAACTAATTCAGAAAAAAGTGATAATGACTGAAAAAGAAATTGCAAGAACATTGCTGCGACTTGCTCACGAAATTATTGAAAAATCTTATGATGTTGAAAAAATAGCACTCATCGGGATTCAAACCCGTGGGATTTATATTGCCCAACGGCTTAAAAATTTAATAAAGAAAATTACAGGTCTAACAGTGCCGTTGGGTATTTTAGATATTACACTCTACAGAGATGATGTTAATTCAATTTCACACCAGCCTATTGTGAAAGAGACAAAAATATCGTTTGATGTAACAGGAAAACATATCATGCTGGTTGATGATGTGCTTTTTACAGGCAGAACAATACGGGCTGCAATAGATGAAATAATTGATTTCGGTAGACCTAAAACAATCAAACTTGCTGTTCTTATTGATAGAGATGGCCGTGAGTTCCCAATTCAACCGGATTTTGTTGGGAAAAAATTTCCGACTTCTAAAAAAGAATTAATATGCGTTAACTTGAAAGAAATTGATAGAGAAGATAAAGTTGTATTAAAAGAGCAAGGAGGAAAAGCGGGATGAAATTAAATCACAAAGACCTATTGGGGCTTGAATATCTTTCTAAAAAAGAAATAGAACTAATACTGAAAACTGCTAAACCGTTCAAACAACTATTTACAAGGACAGTTAAAAAAGTACCGACATTACGCGGAAAAACAGTCGTGCTGCTTTTTTACGAGCCATCTACAAGAACAAGAACATCGTTTGAACTCGCAGCAAAACGGCTTTCGGCTGATACGGTAAATATCGCAATATCAACTTCGTCAGTAGTAAAAGGCGAATCACTCATAGATACAGCAAAAACAATTGAAGCAATGAAAGCCGATTTCGTTGTTATCAGACACAGTATGTCAGGCGCTGCCCATATTATTGCGAAGACAATCTCAGCATCTATTATTAATGCCGGCGATGGAATGCATGAACATCCGACACAAGGGCTTCTGGATATTTTCACAATTTTAGAAAAAAAAGATAGAATCAAAGGTCTGAATATCGCAATCGTCGGCGATATTTTGCATTCAAGAGTTGCACGGTCAAATATATGGGGCTTGAATAAATTAGGCGCCAATGTGTTTGTTGTAGCACCTGCTACTTTAATACCTGCAGAAATCTATAAAATGAATGTTGAAGTTCATTATGATATTTCAAAAATTATTCATAAACTGGATGTTATAAATATATTAAGAATACAAAAAGAAAGGCAGGAACAACATCTTTTCCCAACACTTGAAGAATATAGCGAAATTTTCGGGGTTAATTCTGAAAAACTTCTTAATGCAAAAAAAGATATCTTAATAATGCATCCGGGTCCTATGAACAGAGGAATAGAAATTTCAACCGAAGTTGCCGATAGTAAAAAGTCAGTAATTACCGAGCAGGTAACAAATGGAATTGCTGTAAGAATGGCGGTGCTTTATCTTTTAGCTGATACTGACGGAGGCGAATGTGAATCTTTTAATTCTTAACGGACTTGTCGTAGACCCTGCAAATAGAATTTGTAAAAAAGCTGATATTCTTGTAGAAAATGGAAAAATTGTAAAAATCGGTAAAATACAAAATGCTAAATGCCAAATGCCAAATGCCAAAGTTATTGATGCTAAAAATAAAATTGTAACACCCGGGCTGATTGATATTCATACACATTTACGAGAACCCGGGCATAGCGACGAAGAAACAATCGCTTCAGGAACAAGGGCAGCTGCTTCAGGCGGGTTCACGACGATATTTGCGATGCCAAATACACATCCACCAATAGATTCTGTTACCGGAGTTAAATTCGTGTTGATGACTGCAATGCACGAAGGTATTGTAAATGTTCTGCCAGTTGGTGCTATCACGAAAGGTCAGAAAGGCGAAGAACTCGCAGAAATAGGCAAGATGAAAAATGCAGGAATTGTTGCAATTTCAGACGATGGCAAACCGGTGATGAATGCAAATATAATGCGAAAAGCACTTGAATATAGTAAAATGTTTGACCTACCTGTTATTTCACATTGCGAGGATACGAATCTTACAAAAGATGGTGAAATGAACGAAGGATATATATCAACAGTTTTAGGCTTGAAAGGGATTCCAAGACAGGCAGAAGAAATTATTGTCGCACGAGATATTGCACTTTGTGAACTTACCGATGGGCGTTTACATATTGCGCATATCTCAACTGCCAAATCTGTAGAACTTGTAAGAGATGCCAAAAAACGAGGAGTAAAAATTACCGCAGAAGTTACGCCACACCATCTTTCATTAACTGATAAAGAAATAAAAAATAGAAATTATGATACTAACTTAAAAGTTAACCCGCCAT comes from the Elusimicrobiota bacterium genome and includes:
- the pyrR gene encoding bifunctional pyr operon transcriptional regulator/uracil phosphoribosyltransferase PyrR, translating into MSTQQLIQKKVIMTEKEIARTLLRLAHEIIEKSYDVEKIALIGIQTRGIYIAQRLKNLIKKITGLTVPLGILDITLYRDDVNSISHQPIVKETKISFDVTGKHIMLVDDVLFTGRTIRAAIDEIIDFGRPKTIKLAVLIDRDGREFPIQPDFVGKKFPTSKKELICVNLKEIDREDKVVLKEQGGKAG
- a CDS encoding dihydroorotase, coding for MNLLILNGLVVDPANRICKKADILVENGKIVKIGKIQNAKCQMPNAKVIDAKNKIVTPGLIDIHTHLREPGHSDEETIASGTRAAASGGFTTIFAMPNTHPPIDSVTGVKFVLMTAMHEGIVNVLPVGAITKGQKGEELAEIGKMKNAGIVAISDDGKPVMNANIMRKALEYSKMFDLPVISHCEDTNLTKDGEMNEGYISTVLGLKGIPRQAEEIIVARDIALCELTDGRLHIAHISTAKSVELVRDAKKRGVKITAEVTPHHLSLTDKEIKNRNYDTNLKVNPPLRTEDDVKALLHGLADDTIDCIASDHAPHLAEEKQQEFKIAPSGIIGLETTLPLVITKLVHKKVLTLSQAIEKLTFNPAKIFNLNCGSLSIGSAADITIIDLNKTKTIDKFESKSKNSPFIGMKLIGFAITTIVGGKIVKENGKIISD
- a CDS encoding aspartate carbamoyltransferase catalytic subunit — encoded protein: MKLNHKDLLGLEYLSKKEIELILKTAKPFKQLFTRTVKKVPTLRGKTVVLLFYEPSTRTRTSFELAAKRLSADTVNIAISTSSVVKGESLIDTAKTIEAMKADFVVIRHSMSGAAHIIAKTISASIINAGDGMHEHPTQGLLDIFTILEKKDRIKGLNIAIVGDILHSRVARSNIWGLNKLGANVFVVAPATLIPAEIYKMNVEVHYDISKIIHKLDVINILRIQKERQEQHLFPTLEEYSEIFGVNSEKLLNAKKDILIMHPGPMNRGIEISTEVADSKKSVITEQVTNGIAVRMAVLYLLADTDGGECESFNS